Proteins from a single region of Harmonia axyridis chromosome 4, icHarAxyr1.1, whole genome shotgun sequence:
- the LOC123678498 gene encoding uncharacterized protein LOC123678498 translates to MSCFRRSMICSVNFQYFYQPGVRNRVKGFLVVDPCNRYVSKFLSGLFSYYIVDHKKLLAALGFGTASILFLSNKIMFFEVLTDMSDWDVDKYKDDTEPEQHWELRKEFMEVHKDKFPEDYLVALARTFANVEFMGCVYPAPVMIRIAELSKDVANKYREIKKTKLQRTFVTASSAAENKAKRTSDPGPKRKK, encoded by the exons ATGAGTTGTTTTAGGAGATCGATGATTTGTTCCGTGAATTTCCAATACTTTTATCAGCCAGGTGTGAGGAACCGAGTCAAAGGCTTTCTTGTAGTCGATCCATGCAACAGATATGTTTCTAAGTTTCTTTCTGGCCTGTTTAGTTATTATATAGTCGACCACAAGAAGCTCCTTGCAGCCCTTGGTTTTGGGACGGCATCCATTCTGTTCCTCAGCAATAAGATTATGTTCTTTGAGGTGCTTACAGATATGTCTG ATTGGGATGTGGACAAATATAAGGACGATACGGAACCAGAGCAACATTGGGAACTACGAAAAGAATTTATGGAAGTTCATAAAGACAAATTTCCGGAAGATTACCTTGTAGCATTAGCTAGAACTTTTGCAAACGTTGAATTCATGGGATGTGT ATATCCTGCACCTGTTATGATAAGAATTGCCGAATTATCTAAAGATGTGGCCAATAAATATCGTGAAATCAAAAAAACAAAGTTGCAAAGAACATTTGTAACGGCATCTAGTGCTGCTGAAAATAAAGCAA